In one Apostichopus japonicus isolate 1M-3 chromosome 18, ASM3797524v1, whole genome shotgun sequence genomic region, the following are encoded:
- the LOC139958420 gene encoding uncharacterized protein yields MFPKLYLLCCLLAVVEWSVEAEIITVDLSQEVFDGWSVFIPVNRSKLQSRIDEITSEKSDVKFFLPSYNSCKDHVCEDQHVVVIAYGILSAVLRDESSLDPDCDVALDSDAFSFMFPFLSSEPDQPGQLSLFLSRYTSTEGVYFDPNVAITNKIQAERLVHNRNETHVSIDFQHGDFKLKMEGQISGGCHEPNDYNLQALEDYTQELSLSQTPPDFSVCDNLHECICDVDFCSVWDRYREELTEAGSNVCQYWTHASDAVNCEASFEILEISTELKEYIALDEDHTTIVAGEMQKGSFGIGLKFPCVNQGIC; encoded by the exons ATGTTTCCAAAGTTGTATCTACTCTGTTGCCTCTTAGCTGTGGTGGAATGGAGTGTCGAGGCTGAAATTATAACTGTTGACCTTTCTCAGGAAGTGTTCGATGGCTGGAGCGTATTTATTCCTGTAAATCGAAGCAAACTTCAATCCAGGATTGATGAGATAACTTCAGAGAAAAGTG ACGTGAAGTTTTTCCTGCCATCTTATAATTCCTGTAAAGACCATGTCTGTGAGGACCAGCATGTCGTTGTGATTGCTTACGGGATATTGTCGGCCGTTCTTCGTGATGAGTCATCCTTAGATCCTGATTGTGACGTTGCATTAGATTCGGATGCATTCTCTTTCATGTTTCCTTTCTTAAGCTCTGAACCTGATCAACCAGGTCAGCTGTCATTGTTTCTATCTCGATACACGTCAACAGAGGGCGTCTATTTCGACCCAAATGTTGCCATAACTAACAAAATACAAGCAGAGAGACTTGTACACAACAGAAATGAAACGCATGTTTCCATCGATTTTCAACACGGCGACTTTAAGCTCAAAATGGAGGGACAGATATCGGGTGGTTGTCACGAGCCGAATGACTACAATCTCCAAGCGTTGGAAGATTACACCCAGGAATTAAGTTTATCGCAAACACCGCCTGATTTTTCGGTGTGTGATAACTTACATGAATGTATCTGCGATGTCGACTTCTGTAGCGTGTGGGACCGATATCGGGAAGAATTAACAGAGGCTGGATCGAACGTGTGTCAGTATTGGACACATGCAAGCGACGCCGTCAACTGTGAAGCCTCGTTCGAGATTCTAGAAATATCAACAGAATTAAAGGAATATATCGCTTTAGACGAGGATCACACGACAATTGTTGCTGGAGAGATGCAAAAGGGGTCGTTTGGTATTGGTTTAAAGTTTCCATGTGTCAATCAGGGTATTTGCTAG
- the LOC139958481 gene encoding uncharacterized protein: protein MFPKLYLLCCLLAVVEWGDEAEIITVDLYEDVFDGWITFIPVNRSKLQSRIDEINSEKSDVKFFLPSYNSCKDHVCEDQHVVVIAYGTVSAVLRDESSSDPDCDVALDSDELSFLFPFLSSEPDQRGQLSLFLSRYTSTEGVYFDPNVAITNKIQAERLVHNRNETHVSIDFQHGDFKLKMEGQISGGCHEPNDYNLRAFEDYTQELSLSQTPPDFSVCENLHECSCDVDFCSVWDRYREELTAAGSNVCQHCTHASDAVSCEASFEILEISTELKEYIALDEDHTTIVAGEMLKGSYGVGLKFPCVNQGNC from the exons ATGTTTCCAAAGTTGTATCTACTCTGTTGCCTCTTAGCTGTGGTGGAATGGGGTGACGAGGCTGAAATTATAACTGTTGACCTGTATGAGGATGTTTTCGATGGCTGGATCACATTTATTCCTGTAAATCGAAGCAAACTTCAATCCAGGATTGATGAGATCAATTCAGAGAAAAGTG ACGTGAAGTTTTTCCTGCCATCTTATAATTCCTGTAAAGACCATGTCTGTGAGGACCAGCATGTCGTTGTAATTGCTTACGGGACAGTGTCGGCCGTTCTTCGTGATGAGTCATCCTCAGATCCTGATTGTGACGTTGCATTAGATTCTGATGAACTCTCTTTCCTGTTTCCTTTCTTAAGTTCTGAACCTGATCAACGAGGTCAGCTGTCATTGTTTCTATCTCGATACACGTCAACAGAGGGCGTCTATTTCGACCCAAATGTTGCCATAACTAACAAAATACAAGCAGAGAGACTTGTACACAACAGAAATGAAACGCATGTTTCCATCGATTTTCAACACGGCGACTTTAAGCTCAAAATGGAGGGGCAGATATCGGGTGGTTGCCACGAGCCGAATGACTACAATCTTCGAGCTTTTGAAGATTACACTCAGGAATTAAGTTTATCGCAAACACCGCCTGATTTTTCGGTGTGTGAAAACTTACATGAATGTAGCTGCGATGTCGACTTCTGTAGCGTGTGGGACCGATATCGGGAAGAATTAACAGCGGCTGGATCGAACGTGTGTCAGCATTGTACACATGCAAGCGACGCCGTCAGCTGTGAAGCCTCGTTCGAGATTCTAGAAATATCAACAGAATTAAAGGAATATATCGCTTTAGACGAGGATCACACTACAATTGTTGCCGGAGAGATGTTAAAGGGGTCGTATGGTGTTGGTTTAAAGTTTCCATGTGTCAATCAGGGTAATTGCTAG